Part of the Lotus japonicus ecotype B-129 chromosome 6, LjGifu_v1.2 genome, tatatttgagatttttttaaatacacggATGTGGTGAAGGTCAAATATCTCTCCAAGAGTGTGTCTcataaaattgaacttttaatAAGATGTTCAAACAACTACTTTTTACCACTACAATCGGTACTCATTTGACGATATGAGAAacttcttttgaaaaaaatatcaaaaatatctaattatttaaatttttagctagatttattattttttcagaaAAAAGATTTATATTTGTAACTCATTAATTATTTGTGCCCAATGGGGTTCATCAGCACAAATACGCGTATTCAAAGCTGTATGTTATGTCATCAGTTTTTCCCTCGTGAGCTTTTAAATTTTACTCGTGGGATATCTTATTAATTAGTACTACTAACTAATCTAAAAATTACTCCCtcagttccaaaactattgtagttttagtttttttattaagtttaagagttcattaattgatgttataatttgactgaaacacccttatttaatatgagttatatgaaagagagagaatgaaaatcattggttAACTAATTGGTAAGAATTGTGATTGATGGAAATAAGAGGTGGTACTTGGgagatactccctccgtccctaattataagctaaagttgtaaaaatcacacttattaagaaagccttaattgatgcattggttttcaaaaaaaatgtacaactttctatgtttacccctatttatgataacactttttcatcattgtactactaatggtggtgctccactaccaataaatgcaagggtgaatatggaaagaaatattaacttttgcaaggttagcttatatttagtgacagaAAAAAAAGTCttaatgttagcttataattagggacggagggagtacaatattaaatgagggcatggctggaagagaatgagataaaatgttttgaaaatgtaaaacaacaatgattttggaacaaaacaaaaaagctaaaactacaatagttttggaacggagggagtatgtgTATAAATTGTAAACAATATGTTTGAGAGGTTGTGTGATGTGTTGATGAGCGATTTGTAAAAATGTTTACAAGCGACATATATTTTGGAGGCATGTTGTAACCCATGGACCATGGTGGCGATCAGAGTTAAAACTCACCCACAGTGACACATGTTTGATAATTAATTAAGTGTTTCTATAAACCCCGATTaagtattaaaatattaattcatGCATAGGatgaaatcattttttttaacatacAATTGAACTTTGAAGACGagttaattaagtgattatgctTGACTAAACTACTGATGATTGGCAAAGCAATCAGTTTTTGAAATTCAGCCATTGCTTTCTGATCAGTTAATTTGGATTAAACACATTAATTAATCATTGACATGAAGACTTGCAAAAACTAACTATTGGTCGTGTGCATTTTCTTTTCTCTATgaacaaaataataatatataattgaAGTAGCACTTTTATGTTTTTAAGATGTTAAAGACATGTATGCCATTTAATACTTCATTTATAAAGTTCAGAGTGCTAAACATTGGTCCAATAACACTTGAGAAGAAATCAAAAGTGAAACAAATTTATTGAAAAATCTTGAGATCAAGGTAATCAATGCATTAGATGCTGtaaatttcaagaaaaaaaactctaaattcCTTAACCACAGGTAGTATCCTAGAAATAGTGAAATACTGTACTTAAAGAATGATTCCAGAATCCATTGCTCTTAATTTAATTTAGGGTATGTTCCAGTCAAACTCTATCCATATCATCGCAAACCAATCACCTTTTTTGGAAGGCGGaaatctagtttttttttataggcaattttattaagagtaaattacactcacccccctcaagttttgttagaataacactccaccccattcttatctaaaatctacaccccaccccattttatatagaggcaaatttagtgacgaaaaatattcttcattaataattagttattatttaaattgttaatcaataatttcaaaaaatattttcaatataatccaataaatataaaaatgaaaacatcacagtcctcctcattctctcaatcgcgttcttcctccgtaaattcacaatgcaaattctgcaatagcacacatgaccggttgacaaaccatatctcgaacatagtgaaacatgcttgtgttttcatatttggtaataattcaattttaatcaaaataatctatttatacgtccaatttttaaaattggattgtatCCGAATAACACTTGCATCCTCTGTCTTACCGCGGCTGCTGGCACAGAGTTAGCCGATGCTTATTCCCCGGATACCATCATTGCTTCTTCTCCTGGAAAAGAAGTTCACGACCCGTAGGCCCTCTACCTCCACGCGGCATTGTTCCGTCAGGCTTTCGCCCATTGCGGAAAATTCCCCACTGCTGCCTCCCGttccaaaaagcaacacaaatgggtggtgaagaaaatagagaaacaaaattaagaaatatgaagtggatcggaggtcattagaacccaacgatgcggtggagcaccgtttttaacaaaatccacaacatcttaaaccaacaaagtgttcgctcacaacttaaaggggtgaagttcacaacaagtagttgaacaagtggctttggggatgtgcgattcacgttctggggttcaggtcgcaacaaaactttgaggcatggtggtgccatggggtttcacattctgggatggttgtcgtcgtgttaaagggagcaaaggtttggtggtgaccgtttgtggtgagagatacgatttggagatagatgagacgtggacttaacaggcagagtggatggtttttttaaatttaattcagtaaaattattttcataaattgatgtatgatagtgtatatgcatttaatttatttaaattttaactaattagtaattattttttattagtgacgaatttgttttcgtcactaaattttgcctttataaaaaatggggtggagtgtagattttaaaaaacaatgggGTGGCGTGTCATTCttacaaaccttgaggggggtgagtgtattttactcttttatTAATTAGGGGGGTGGGTTACAGCGGTACAAGGTGGAATTCTAGTGTTTCTCAAAGCACACATTTCATTTATTTTGTATATCAATATTCCTTTTtattccagaaagtttgtaatTTAAGATTGTGACACAAAAAGTAAGAAAACAATaaaattattgatagtataatttgactagataCTCAATATTTAactttactagtatgatgtgcaactattaaattatacttagatagataagaatgtaattaatagagaagagttgtggttggttaatatgaaatgtgacaagtaagagaaaatgtattaaaagaGGGTATAGGTGAAAAAAAAgtagcaaaaaatgcattggctttctaaaacaacaaacattttagaATATTGAAAGAAGGTCCAAAATAATAAACTTCCTGTAACGGACGGAGTATTAAATTGAAGTGATGGGATTATAGCACCCCTTATGCTATTTTAATTCATCAATTTGGCTttccaaaaacaaaattgaagtgTACACTTACTTGAAGAAAGAAGAGATagatttttttacaaaatagaAGAATTGATTGATAGATAATGATCGATGGTACAAATATCCATAACAATGTGAGCAAAAGTCCCTCAAATGCTAAAAAGCAAACCTATAAACGAGCTCGACCCATAAAACACTATAAAGTAGCACACTAACCCATAGACGCAACCATAAGGGCCTAACCCCAAATTAAGCATTAAACAACCAACGAAAGGAGGATTTTGTCAAGGGCCTAGATACGGCGAGAGGAAGCCTCGcaaacccaacaaaaacagAACCTCATCTCAGTATTGGGGAGATACGAATTAACACAAGAAATCGACCAAAGGCGGAACAAAACCGAACcatatattttttgattttatatttgattttttatggctaatttatatttgttttttaagTTTTATCTTTTGCATGGATTAATGATCTGTGCACTTTCATATCCGTCAGCTTTTAATTACTATATGAATTATTTTTTCAGAACAtgtggtatatttttttttggttacaaaggaaaaagaatatgtgatatatgatgtgatttaatttgaaaagatagtttaaaaaaaaagagatgttCCAAAACGTATGTACTATCTGTACATGTATCATTATTGTAAATCAACCACACAgataagagaaagaaaaaataattttctcaatgaagacatattaatatataaaatatgaaaagtAAATGTTTTTAAATATCAATACGTCAGATAGTAGGAAACATTCCATGTTTGCTGCTGTATTTGTATTAGACGCAAAACGCCCACACTCTTATTTGACATTATATATATTAGTGGTTTTCCATCAAACTTctctgctgctgctgcttcatctgagaaaatgaagaattgtaGTACGAGAAATGGTGGCGACACAAGGAAATACCACAAATCGGAGCAACCACGCCTGAGGTGGACACTTGATCTCCATGAACACTTTGTTGAAGCTGTGGAAAGTCTAGGGGGAAAACAAAGTAAGATTTCCTTCATATATATATGTTCATGCTGATCTAGGGCTAGTacaatttgatttcttttgccTTGCATATGTGTGAGTTCGATCCATTACTTCACAATTTCACTTTCTTTAATTTCTCTGTTTTTCTTCTATAATTTTCCTCCTTGTATTCTCCcactaatttttttgaaaaaaagtaaaaaagaagcTAGAGAAAAATTCTATGACATGCCTAAGAATTGAGATCGGCAAGGaattctataatttttttataagccaaagatatattgaatgaagtacGTACAAAGGGTACTTTAATCCAATACAAATGAAGCAAACAGACGAAACATATATAAGGGAAAAGATATACGTATTAGCTAACTATTTTGTAAACTGGTTTTTATGCAGAGGCAACTCCAAAGCGCATTTTGCAGCTAATGAATAATGTCAAAGGACTCAGGATCTCTCACATTAAAAGCCATCTTCAGGTATATTTTATATGCATCTATACTTAATCCATGTCATGTGGTCCAAACTCCAATCCTTTACACATTGATTTTCTTGTTTATATTCTTTTACAAgtaaaaacattaatttttattaGGGGATCATGTTCTGTGATAAACACCAACATTTGAAAATTGCAACTTTTGTTTTCCTATTATTATGAGATATGTTAGCCCTGTATATAGTAGATTGTTacagaaaagaagaagatttgTTCTCCTTtccttgcaagtaaaatgtcaTAGTGtcatatctctctctttcttaaTTAAGTGCATGTTAACTGGAAAGCTCTTTACAAATTGTTTAAGAAGCTGATCATGTGAGTTGCTtgagttttaaaattaattctaattaataaagaaaaattgATCATCAAATTAAACATGTGTAGGGCCAAAAATTATGCTATATATTGTGGTCGAATCTTAATGTCTAAAGACAATTTAACCTCAAACACTAACATTTATAAACAATTGTTTTGCTCTTCAAGCCATGTGGGACTTGCTTCTTAAATTTCATCACCAGTCAAAGCATGAGGGGAAAAACGGTCTAGCCGTCTAGGAGATTTTAATTTGCAACACAGTGGCTACAATTATTGCTGAACacagaacaaaaagaaaagactGTAGTTCGTGGAAAGCAATAAGATTTATCACTTCACAATATCCACATCGATCTATATTACACATGCACCTCATTTATGATGATTATATATCTACTTTTACTTTTCACTTGATGACAAAGCTTCTTCAACATTGATCATCTGATCTGATATGATTCCATTATGAACCTCACTCGTTTGTGTTGTTACTTTACTTGCATTGGTAGCCTAAAAACTAATAGATAGCCATAGCTAGCATGTTGTTGGCTTTTTCAttctatgaaaaaaattaagaaatattgaTCAATAATAACTCATTTGTACTTACCTTAAGATGATACTTCTTAGCTTCctcatcaaaactcaaaagtatTAACAAATCAAGGATTATACTTTtgtatgcattttttttttaaaagaaaaagtattTTGTGCATGCGTTGCATATCAATGAGTATAAAACCATGTACTATCTAGGTCAATGATAGTATAAAACCATGTACTACTACTATCTAGGTTAGGTACATGTGCATATATATGGTTCACCAAAAAGTGAATATATATTAAAGACATAAAATTCTTCTTCTCTCCGTCTTCACTCTTTTAGCAGAATCTATAAAAACGAGTTTGTTTCATTGCATGTACATATAGCTTGCTTTTTGCCAAAAAAGTGCACAGCTTTAAAGAAAGAGATAATTACTGTTCTCCTTTAAGCCTTGAAAATAAGTACCACACTACACTTCTCTTCAACTTTCAAGGCCGTTGCTAGGCTTTAGCAAGATTACATGTATGTCGCCCTCTTTGCTTAAATGACTGTAATCATGATGATTCCAATCTCTAGTTGATAAATCCAAACAGCACTGGAGACAATTTTATTATATGATTACAAGCTTCAATGTATATCAAGAGAAAGCCTTCTTCTATGTAGGCAACACGTGGTTGTTCAAATGCCGTTATTCTCTATTAAATTAGTCTTCAACAAATcagtttaaatttaataatagttTGGTTCCAGGGTATAACTTGATTTCCCAAAAATTATGTCCCTGCtgtgaaaagtatacatatGCCCCACCTAATTTTGCCCCACCAAATTTTGAATGTTGTCAGCTCGAATTAATTATTTACCTTTTGTGAAAAAtacttgtttaaaaaaataatccaCCTACATTCTAGCTAGGTATCAATCAAATATTTAAAGCTCACTTGAATTTTTGTTAATATCCTCAGTACTCTGGATGGCAAATAAATACTAATacacatcaaaattaaactaaatCAATAATTGAGGACAATTCCTGCTagaattctctttctctcttcctgctacctcataattaatttatttgtaTAATGTGATCATTGTGGTTTGCTAGGTGAAGGTACATAATAATCTTGAAGAGGCCAATAATAAATTAAGTGTTGTTCGTGTAGAATGAATTCAAGTCTCTtaaatatgtaatttttttttggaaagatgaatatgtattttttttactaagcaAAGTTGCATTAGAAACTAGTACAAGGGTGCTAGAACCCAAAATTCAAAGTTCAGCCCTTATAATTGAGTGGCAAATTATGTGTGTgcacattaattaattttcctttctactgattaaaaaaaaaacaaatttaaataGTGAAGCCATCATGCATTTAATTTCCTTCCATCTTAAGAGAAATTTTGCTTTGTCAGATGTACAGAAACGTGAAGGGTCGACGACACACGATGTATGAGTTGCAGAAAGAAAATGCACAAGTTAGCGACCTTCCAATCTGCTCCAGATCATCACTAAGAACAAAATTAAGTGTATCAAAATATGAAACTGATTATGATCTGAATCAGGTATATAAACACTTGTCCTATTTGATAATTTAACTAAGTGTCTAGCTCTTAGTTCAATCAAGTAAAGTCATGCATGATAACATAATGAGGTACGAATAATATGTAAACTATTACTATATGTTGCAGGAGCCCGAGTCAAGTGCATGCTTACTTAGTGACATTtcaaatgatgaagaagaaagtagTCGGACAATGAAATTTCTAGATGAACGAATGATGCATAGTGATCATGAACGAATGCATACAGAAGATAACCATGTAGTTGATTCTAGTTCTGTACAAACTCATGGGAGCAATAGTATAAATTTAGACCTAGCAATTTGAATATTTAATGGGCATGTACATTTTGTGAACTAATTACACGCAATACTTGTCATCAATAGTTTCAGGTTTTTTGGGCAGAGATAATATTGTAATAGCTAATGTAATATTGTAATATATTATATCTTGAAGAAAAGATTTACGTACGTATCCTTCCATTTTAAGTTGCTTAATATCAATGTTTTaattaggttttaattattttaacaaTTTCTTGATTCAAATAATAACATATAAAGCAGGGACAGATCCATGTTCAGCAATGAGTAAGCATCAGCCCCCACGAGATTTTTGCAACGGAATAACAGGTTCAAACAGAGAGAGGTTATGAGAATTAGGATTGCTAATTATGGTAACACTCATATATCATTTACATATGTTTTGATTATCTTGAGGTTTACAATAAATAAAATTGCAAATTACTTTTATCTTGTTAGCTGTCA contains:
- the LOC130724036 gene encoding putative Myb family transcription factor At1g14600, which produces MKNCSTRNGGDTRKYHKSEQPRLRWTLDLHEHFVEAVESLGGKQKATPKRILQLMNNVKGLRISHIKSHLQMYRNVKGRRHTMYELQKENAQVSDLPICSRSSLRTKLSVSKYETDYDLNQEPESSACLLSDISNDEEESSRTMKFLDERMMHSDHERMHTEDNHVVDSSSVQTHGSNSINLDLAI